ctgcccaggcagggtcacctggagcaggtgacgCAGGAGCGTGTCCAGGTGGGgttggaatgtctccagagggGGAGACTCCAggccctccctgggcagctgttccagggctctgccacccgcaGTGTGcggaagttcttcctcatgctgAGCTTCTTGTGTTTAGTTTATGGCCACACCGCACATCTGtccgtccgtctgtccgtccgtccatccatccatcctgccGTGAAAGCAGGCACGAAGACCGGGCTTTGAGGGATATCTTGTGCCAAAAGAGCACCCTCTCTTCCCTAAAGGGCAAACGATCCCCGTATCCCACCTCGAGCCCCCCAGTGCATCCCTCGCTGTCCCCTGGGCCTCTCCGGCCGCGCTCCCCGCACGCACGAGCGGCGCCGCAGGACTACATTTCCCGGCATGCCCCGAGGGGGCGGTCCGCGCGCGTGGCAGGGCGCGGCGGGAGAGGAGCGGACcgggacagtgacagggacagagacacggCCATGGATGCGGGCGAGGGGCGGCCGCAGCCCCACCTGGCCGCCCTGGTGCTGGCGCGGGGCGGCAGCAAGGGGATCCCGCTGAAGAACATCAAGCTGCTGGCGGGGGTGCCGCTCATCGGCTGGGTGCTGCGCGCCGCCACGGACGCCGGCGTCTTCCACAGGTGCGCATGCGCGGCCTCCCCTTCCGCCTCCCCTTCGCCTGGGGGTCTCTGGTTCGGGATGGAGGTGCTGGGGAGTTCTGGTTCGGGATGGAGATGCCTGAAGGATCCTGGCGTACGGAGGGGTTAGGGAAGCCGCCACTTCGTCAAGAGTGTCTTAGGGATGACTGCCAGggtctgcagggagggctcagagcagggaccaGGCTTCTCGCCTTGGGGCCCAGCAATGGGGCTGCAGAAACGTCGGGAAGTAATGgccaggaagttccacctggacatgaggaagaacttctttactggAACCGGCTGCCCTGAGAGGGTGGAGTCTCTCTCGGTGGAGATACTCAAAAGCTGCCTGGATGGAATCCTGTgcaacctgctccaggtgaccctgctgGCGCATGGAGGAGGGcccagatgacccactgtggtcccttgCAGCCTGACCCGTGCTGTGACTGCCAGTGAGGCAGGATTGATCCTCGCTTAAAACAAAGGACTGCAGTTACTGTGGAACCAGGCAAGACAAACATCCTGTCAAGAACTCAGCTGTGCCTTCCTGCTGAGGCTGAACAGCAAAGGAATGAAGGAATTAAAGTCTTACAACACAATCATTCGAAATTAAAGTTGTTCTGATGTGTGGTTGGGTCGCCACTAGCTGGTGATGTTCGCCAGTAAATATTGGTGGGTTCACTTCACTAAGACATCTGCATTAAATGGGActgccaggctggagatgaTCTCCTGTGACCTGCTGACTTTGGTTTGTGATCATCTGGGTACTCAGGACAGCATGCACTGAGTTTGGgatctccaaggatggagactgcACAGCTCTTCTGTTATTTCACTGCACTCACCCGGAAAAATCTTCCTTATATTCTGCCTGCCCAGCAGTGAAATCACCTCCTTTGCTGAGATGTCTCTTTCAGCATCTTCTGACATGTGTGTGGCACATCCCAGGCCCAGTCATCGTGCTGGCTCCTGTTGATCTTgctcacattttcctttttggtgTCAGGGGGCCCACAGCACATGAGAAGCACTCACTCAAATGTCAAGTTGAAGGAGATAATCTTGTGTGCCCATTTAACACGGGAGAGAAGCTCAGTTTGTGGCCAAGTGCCTGAAACTTTGGTAACAATAATTAGAGCTAGATAGAAACACGTGTGTTGTTGGTGTTGAAAATGGAGgcattacagatttttttctatagaAGCAAGACTGAGGATTTTCTACACGTCTGCTGATCATTAAAGCCATGGTCAGGATGTGCTCAGTGTGTAGCACACTTAGGGGCAGGTTCCTAGTGCAAACCTGCTGCATAATGCTCAGACCAAGTCAAACAGAAATATAGCCCAACTAGATGCAGAGCACTCTATCTCATAGCTACTCTGTCATTTTCTAACCTTTCTTTCTGTATCTGAAAAGTAGAGGATGCAGcactctgttttatttttaataaagaaacagGCAAGAACACATCTGTCCGAGGTTACTGATAATTTCTTAATGATTGTGAATCCATATTGTTTAATGACCTGCTGTGGTTTCTGTTTGGCATCTGGATTTTCCCAACAGGAAGCCAGTCAGGGTTGTGCAGGGAGGCACAGCAGGTGCAGTAGATGGACATGCACCAGTTTTGCCTGGTCACCCGTGGAACAGCTGTCCAGCATACCTGTTACACACCAAAACCCTGGTAGTTCAGTGGGGAGTATGTATTTAAGTTCACCACCCCAAAGCAGTTTCTAAAAAACACTTCGTGTATGTTTGTTCTCGTGGGTGTGACTTGAcattgctgtcactgtcacacatatttttcttctgatgatCCCACAAAGTCTTTGGGGGAATAAATGTAACTGCATCACCCTTTGCTGCGGACAGTGCATTGAGaatgccagcacagctgagagaGGAAGGATGACTTTTCATAACTTTTGTTTTTACACCTCTCATGCTTTTTGTCACAACGACGACAGCAGTGGCTTCACAGTTGCTTAGTGTTTGTCATGATGTGATACTCAGAATTAGCCCTTCCttttgtaaatgtttattttccctgaatGATCACAATCTTGCTTTACCAGTAATGGAAGTTTTCTGTGTCAAAACATACAGAACTTGAACAACTCCTTCTATGGGATTGTATGAAGCCAAATTAACACATTTTAGCACATTTGCAGCATTAGTTCATCTTTTAACTTTGTGGCAGTTTTACTTGTTGTAAACTCTTAGATTATTCTGAATGCCACACTCAACACATTCACAATTCATTGATCTGTTAACATGCTAACAAATTCTTTGTGCTGACACTGGATTTTTCTGGTAACACTTCTAAATTTTATGTTGCGTGAGCTTCCCGCATGGAATGCAAGATTCAGATTTTACATTCTGGTGAATGTGCATGTTTTATGCCCATTGTTCAAAGCTGCTTGTTGGACTGACTGGGATAGTTTTATTAACACAAATATAATAACTAGTTCCTTATTGCAAGGTGTAGTACAGACATAAACAAgctggagggtttttttccttccaggttAAATTACAACAAGCAGTGGTGGAATTTGTTCTTTACATATTAATTTCTGTCATGTTTGCCAACAGCATATGGGTTTCCACAGACCACGATGAGATTGAGAAGGTTGCAAAGCAGTTTGGTGCTAAGGTCCATCGCAGAAGCCCCGAAGTCTCTCAAGACTCCTCAACTTCTCTAGAAGCCATCACAGAGTTTCTCAACCACCATCATGGTAAATCTGGGATGAAATATGCTGAGCTTTTATATTGTAGCCCCAGAGGGATGATGCACttattatttagaaaaataagtaaAGCATTGAGTAAATAAAAGTTagaaagattttcctttttgtcttttttttggtATGTGGTACCTACTCATACCACACTTTGCAGTTGTGTTACTGAAGATGTGAATTGTTTAATAAGtgtctctttgtttttctttagagGTTGATATTGTAGGAAATATTCAAGCAACATCTCCCTGTTTACATCCCAGTGACCTTATAAAAGTGGCAGATCTGATCCAGAAGGAGGGGTTTGATTCCGTCTTCTCTGTTGTGAGGCGGCATCAGTTCAGATGGAGTGAGGTAAAGAAAGGAGGTAATATTGAGATGTTTCTGGTTAcagttaacttttttttttctttttttttttttggtacaaaaTTCTTGCTTTTCATACCTATGGTATTTTAGGAAGTGGCTTAGAAATTCCTTCCCAGCACTGGTGTCTTGGTATTGCTGAGCATTGCTCACCCTTTCTGTAACTGTTttgtagaaattaaaattatattagcTTGTCTAGGCTCAAGatacagttaaaaaaaccccttatgTTAACTTCTTCCTAGTGGGTGTTCATGTGTATTCAGACATAACACTGAGGTTCTAACTAGAAAACTGTTCTTGCTATGCAGTAGCTAACAAATGACCAATAGTGTGAGATAAAATCTTGGTGAGGATGGGATGGCAATCTCTTGGCCTGGAGAGTTAGGCTTTGTTTCATCCTGATAATTTTGCTGCTGACTTATGTCATGTTGCAAAATGCCTTTGAGTCATGAGGGCTGAACTCATGTTGGTTAGCTCATCCAGAAAAATATGACTggtttttcccagggaaaataTGCCTGTCAGCTACATTGGTCAAGATGACCAAAGACTGAAATTTTACAAATAAAGACTGTACTTTGGTTTAGCTATAAAGCACTTTTTGTCTTGGTGTAAAGAGCTATTCCACACATTATGTATGTTGGCTTTGTTTCTGTGGttaaagcaggaattttttcttcatttttaaaaatggttattTCAGGTACTCTCACACTGCagttttgggatggaatttttGGTCTTCGTTgggtaggtttttttgtttgttttgggttttgggggttttttgaaTGAAAGTTACTGAGGCATTACAGTCATTCTGTTGAGGTATAAATTACTTCagatgaattttgggtttttttcagtttagaaaGCATCATACTGTAAAAGATCATGTGTAATAAATGAGGCTTGATCTGAGAGAGAAGTTGGAATAAAAGTTAAGCCTTTGTTTAGAGTAAACGCTTGGACATTGTCATTGTTCCTCA
This genomic interval from Catharus ustulatus isolate bCatUst1 chromosome 4, bCatUst1.pri.v2, whole genome shotgun sequence contains the following:
- the CMAS gene encoding N-acylneuraminate cytidylyltransferase, producing MVTVISGDHPVQPPAQAGSPGAGDAGACPGGVGMSPEGETPGPPWAAVPGLCHPQCAEVLPHAELLVFSLWPHRTSVRPSVRPSIHPSCRESRHEDRALRDILCQKSTLSSLKGKRSPYPTSSPPVHPSLSPGPLRPRSPHARAAPQDYISRHAPRGRSARVAGRGGRGADRDSDRDRDTAMDAGEGRPQPHLAALVLARGGSKGIPLKNIKLLAGVPLIGWVLRAATDAGVFHSIWVSTDHDEIEKVAKQFGAKVHRRSPEVSQDSSTSLEAITEFLNHHHEVDIVGNIQATSPCLHPSDLIKVADLIQKEGFDSVFSVVRRHQFRWSEVKKGDNKMTEPQNLNPAKRYRRQDWPGELYENGSFYFAKRHLIEKGYLQGGKMAYYEMRAEHSVDIDIDIDWPIAEQRVLSFGYFGKEPLKEVKLLVCSIDGCLTNGRIYVTEDHKEMVSYDYRDIVGIDLLKKRGIQVRLISDRDCSKTLSAMQLGCVAKVNVTNKLQVLKDWQEDMGLSWKEVAYLGNEESDVECLKQAGMNGVPADACAAAQKAAGYICKSRGGCGAVREFAEHIFLLLEKVNSARKQLEEISSAGKEMGRNENSRKGNKELMEKE